Sequence from the Candidatus Accumulibacter similis genome:
TGCTGCCGACGATCGTCGCACCGACGAGAACGAGGGCGAAGCTGCCGAACTCGCCGTCAAAGACACAGACGACCCGCTCGTTGCGGGCGAACAGCCCGGGCACGCCGCGTGCCGTCACCGGGTTGACCGAAAACAGTGCGCCGGGGACATGGATCATCCGCGTCAGGCGGCCGTCTGCCGGCATGTGGATGCGGTGGTAGTCACGCGGGCTGAGGTAGAGCGTGGCGAAGGCGCCGCGGGCAAAGCGTGCGGCGAGTTCGCTGTCGCCACCCAGCAGGGCCGTCGTCGTGTAATGGTGGCCCTTCGCCTGGAAAATCCGGTCGCGCTCGATGGCGCCGAACTGGCTGATCGCGCCGTCGACCGGACAGACGAAGTCGGCGTCGGCGAGCGGCCTGGCGCCCGAACGCAGCGGCCGGGTGAAGAACTCGTTGAAGCTGCGGTAGGATACCGGGTCGGCGTCGAGCGCCTCGCTCAGGTCGACGCCGTAGCGGCGAACGAACCAACGGATGACGCGCGTCGTCAGGCTGCCCGACTCGGTCTCGGCGAGCTTTCCGGCCAGGGTCGTCAGCGCCTGCTTCGGTATGAGGTATTGGGCGAAGACGGCAAGACGGTCAGGCACGATGGTATCCGCGGGAGTCGAGGTCGGGATTATAGTGCTTCGCACGGCAGTCGCGGCGCTTCGTTCGCCGGCCGCGCTGCCGGCCGTTGCGTCGGCCCGCCAGGGCGAAGCGGCGCTCGTTGCCCGCTTCCCTGCCCGCTTGCGCGGAGGCTCCTGGAACGGTCGGCGGAGTCGCGTGACGCTGCCGGTCGCCGCTGCTCCGCGGCTCTGCGGTGCCGCAGCTGCAGCCAGCGGACTTCAGTGGTATAAACCGGCCGATGCATGATGAAGCCTCTCTCGCGGCACGGCGTCCGGCCACCCCCTACCGCTATTACGACCTGGTGATGGCAGCCTTCGTCGCGGTCTACCTGTGCTCCAACCTGATCGGACCGGCGAAGGCAGCGCAGGTGACGCTGCCGCTGCTGGGGCCGGTGACCTTCGGCGCCGGTGTCCTGTTCTTCCCGATTTCCTACATCTTCGGCGACATCCTCACCGAGGTGTACGGCTACGCGCGGGCGCGGCGGGTGATCTGGGCCGGTTTCGCGGCCATGGCCTTCGCTTCGGCGATGGCCTGGATCGTAGTGCACTTGCCGCCGGCGCCGGAGTGGCGGAACCAGGCCGCCTACGAGGTCGCCTTCGGTTCGACCTGGCGCATCGTGCTCGCTTCGCTGGTCGCTTTCTTCTGCGGCGAGTTCGTCAATTCCTTCGTGCTCGCCAAGATGAAGATCCTTACCCGCGGTCGCTGGTTGTGGACGCGGACCATCGGTTCGACGATCGTCGGCGAGGGAGTGGACTCGGCACTCTTCTACCCGTTGGCCTTCTACGATTCCGGGCTGATCCCGAACGAGATCCTTTGGCAGGTGATGCTGTCGCAGTTCGTCGTCAAGGTGATGGTCGAAGTCGTGTTCACGCCGGTCACCTACCGCGTGGTGCGAACACTGAAGCGGGCTGAGAACGAGGACTACTATGACCTGCAGACCAACTTCACACCCTTCAGCCTGAAGGCCTGAGGAGCGGCCGGTCTGGCCTCTGTCCGCGGCCGCTCAGGGCGCAGGCTTGCGCCGCTTCTCGAGCAGCAGACAGCGCATCAGTTGGCGCTCGGCCAGGTTCGTTTCGCCGGCCAGGTCGATGCCCAGAAAATGGCGGCGAAACGCCGTCACCGCCGCCGCCGGGTCGGCGACGTCGTAGCCGATCGCCTGCAACGCGAGCAGCGGGTCGACCGGAGCGAGTTCCGGGTCTGGCGGCTGTTCGCGGCACCAGAGACCGAAGCCCTCTGCCGCCAGGCGCTGCCAGGGGAAATGGCGGCTTGGGTCGACCTTGCGGCCGGGAGCGATGTCGCCGTGGCCGATGACGTTGCCCGCCGGAATCCGGTAGCGTTCGCGCAGCTCCTGCAACAGTTGCAGGAGGCGGACGATCTGCGCTTCGGGGTAGGGCTCGACACCCGTGTTGTCGAGTTCGATGCCGATCGACGCCGAGTTGAGGTCGGTGTTGCCGCCCCAGTGGGAAGCTCCCGCGTGCCAGGCGCGCCGGTCCTCGTCGACGAGCTGGTAGAGGGTGCCGTCACGGCCGATCAGGTAATGCGAACTGACCTGGCGTGCCGGATCGGTGAGCGTCTTCAGCGCGTGCTCGACGGTGCTGCTCGTGGTGTCGTGGAGGATGACGAAGTTCGGTCGGCGGGCGTTGTGGTTCGGTGACGGCACCGACACGACACCCGCGGCAGGGCCGGCCGGCAGGCCGCCGCAGCCGGCGACGATGCTGGCCACGAGCGCGAGACCGGCGGCATGGAGGAGCCATGGGCACGAGCGCCAGCGGGCGTGCTGTTGCCGGCATGAGCGATGCCATCGCCAGAGGCTCATGCCTCGCCCGGCTCACCGGTCGCGCCCGCGGGGCGCGTCGCAAGCGCGCTCGCCAGGCAGTCCTCGAAGGCCCTGACGACACGCACGTCGTCGTCGACGTTCGGCGCGGCGGCGCTGATCGCCGCGCGCAGGGCGGCACGGCGAGCCTCGTCGCGACACGTCCGGGCGAGGTCGGCGGCGATGGCAACGTACTCGTCCGCCGCTGACGCAACGGTCGCCGGCAGTCCCGCCCGGCGAAGCAGCCCCGCGGCGAGCCGCTGGCGCAGGCAGGGGCCCTCGAGGGTGACGATCGGCAGGCCTCGGTGCAGGGCCAGCCAGGCCGTGGTGTAGCCGGAGAAGGCCGGGCAGTCGAGATAGACGTCGCAGAGGTCGAGCAGGGTCAGAAAGCTCGCCGGCGACAGCCAGGGGATGCGCAGCAGATGTCGCGCCGGGTCGAGCCCGCGGTTGCGGAACGTGGCCTCGAGGCGGGTGAAGATCAGATCGGTTGCCCATGGACAGACCGGATCGCGCAGGATGATGAAGACGCACGCGCCACTGGCGGCGGCGATCCGGGCGTAGTGGTCGTCGTCGGCGGGATCGAACTTGATCGCCCGCTGCGCGATCACGAAGCGCGCTCCCGGCATCGCCCGCAAGCGGCCTTCGAGATCATCCGGGAGCGGCGCGGCAGCCAGCGGCAGGGCGGCGGTGCAGCAACCGGTCCCGGGCAGGCGGATCAGTTGCTCGCGGTAGTGGGTGTCGGCCTCGGGCGATTCGAGCAGCTCGCCGGAGAGGAAGAGGTCGATGCTCGGCAGGCCGGTGGTGATCGGGTGTCCCCAGCCCGCCACCTGCAGCGGCGCCAGGCGGTGCGCGGCAAGGAAGTAGCACAGCGACGACATGCCGATCTCGGGGTAGAAGATGACGTCGGGGCAGTCCGCGGCGGCCGCAGCCAGCCAGCCGGCGGCATCGACGATGGTCTGCCGGTCGCGCCAGCCGTCCACCAGACCGCGGGCGAAGGCGGTCTCCTCGTCCTCGCTGTTGCCGAGGTGGTAAACGAGCAGCTCGAAGCGCTGCCGGTCGATGTGCAGCAGCAGGCCACGCAGGACGACATTCCAGACCGAGTGCCAGCGCACATGATGCGAGACGATGAGCAGGCGAATACGCGGGCGCGGCGGCGGCCGCGGGTGGCCCTGCGGACCGAGGCATTCGCTGACGAGGTCGGCGTAGCGCGACAGCAGCGCGACATGGTTGCCGGTCCGATAGGCCAGGAAGAACGCCTGCTGCGTCGCCGCCAGGTCGGCGGCGGACAGCGGCGGGCGCCGTTCGGCGTGCAGCCAGTCGGCCAGTTCTGCGAGCGCGGCGGCGAAACCCGGCGCGATGGCTGCGGCTTCGTCAGCGCTCTGCGCGAGCACCGGCAGCGCCGCCGTGGCCAGCGCCAGCCTGGCGCTGGCCCGGTCGGGCTGCAGGGCGAGCGCGCGCAGGTAGCAGTTCCGCGCTTCCGCCGCACGCCCGAGCTCCTGCAGGACGCTGGCGAGTCGCTCGAGCAGGGCGGGATCCTGCGGATCGCCCTGCGCGGCTTGCCGGTAGCAGGTTTCGGCTTCGGCAAAGCGGTTCTGCTCGACGAGCAGCCGCCCCAGGTTGGCATTCGCCGTCGGCAGGCCGGGGCTGATCTCGAGGCATCTGCGATAGCACTCGCTCGCCTGCGCGGTCTGGCCGAGTTCCTGCAGGACGTTGCCGAGACCTTCGAGTGCCGGTAGCCAGTTCGGGTCGGTCTGCAGCGCGGCGACGAAGCATTGCCTGGCTTCGGTCAGGCGGGCGGAGCGGAGGAGAACATTGCCGAGGCAGAAGTGCGCCGTCGGTGTTGCCGGCGCGACCAGCAGTGCGCGGCGACAGAGCTTTTCGGCCTCGTCGAAGCGGCCGAGCTCGCCGAGCGTCAGGGCGAGCGCCACCAGCCCATCGACGAAATCCGGAGCCCGAGCGGGAAGCTGGCCGAGGTGCTGCGCCGCTTCGTCGAAGTTGCCGAGCATGCGCAGCGTGTCGCCGAGGTGGAAGTGGGCGAGCGGATTGTCCGGCTGCATGGCGAGGGCATGCCGGAAGCAGGTGGCGGCATCGGCAAGTCGCGAATGGGCCACCAAAGCCCTGCCGAGGCCGCTCTGGGCGTCGAAATCCTGCGGCGACAGGGTCGCCGCCCGCTGCCAGGCGGCGAGAGCGTCCTCGCCCTGCGCTTCCAGGCTGGCACCAAGCAGCGCCCAGAGGAAGCCCGACTGCGGCGCGGTCTGCAGCAGGCGGCGAAGCAGGGCGGCCAGATCGGCAAAGCGGCCACCGCGATACATCGCCAGCAACCTTGCCGGGTCGATGGCGGCCGGAGCGCTGTCCGGACTGCGGCTGCCGTCGCCACGTCCGAGGCAGCAATTCTTGTACTTCCTGCCGCTGCCACAGGGACAGGGCTCGTTGCGCCCGGGGCTCACCGGCAGGCGCTCGACGGGTTTGCAAGGCAACTCATGGCCAGAGTGTATGCCGGCCCGCGCAGGACGGTCAATCAGACGTCGGGAGCGCGATGATCGGCGCCGGCCGCCGGCGCCACGCGAGATGGTCGGCATGGGTGGCGCCGGCAGCCGCCTCGGCGGTACCCGGGTGCGTCCCGACCCTGCCGTTGCCCGGCGCGGCGCTCGTTGCAGGTGTGCGACTGGCTTCGCAGTGCGCGTGATACCATCGACGGCGACCGTCCGCGCGGCGCCTGCCGCAGCAAGCCTCACCCTGCCGATGACCGAAGCCTTCGATGCCAAAGCCCTGCTTGCCACGCTGACCGACCTGCCGGGCGTTTACCGGATGATCGACGGCCATGGGCAGGTCCTCTACGTCGGCAAGGCGAAGAATCTGCGCAAGCGGCTCGCGTCGTATTTTCGCGAGCGGCACCCGAGTCCGCGCATCGCCTTGATGGTGGCGCAGATCGCCAGCGTCGAGACGACGGTGACGCGTTCCGAGGCGGAAGCGCTGCTGCTCGAGAACAATCTGATCAAGAGCCTGACGCCGCGCTACAACATTCTCTTCCGCGATGACAAGTCCTACCCGTACATCGTCCTGACGCACGAGGCCTATCCGCAGCTGGCCTTCTTTCGCGGCACCACCGATCGTCGTGCCGATTATTTCGGTCCGTTCCCGTCGTCGGTAGCGGTGCGCGAGAGCATTCACCTGTTGCAGAAGATGTTCCGCCTGCGGACCTGCGACAACCCGGTGTTCAACAACCGCTCGCGACCGTGCCTGCTCTACCAGATCAGGCGCTGCTCCGGCCCCTGCGTCGGACTGATCGACGCCGCGCGTTACGCCGAGGACGTCCGGCTCGCCGGCATGTTCCTGCAGGGTCGCCAGCGCGATGTCATCGGCAGTCTCACCGAGCTGATGGACCAGGCGGCGGCCAGGCTCGCCTTCGAGCAGGCTGCCGTGTATCGCGACCAGATCCAGTCGCTGCGCCAGGTGCAGGAGAAGCAGTACGTGGAAAGTGGCCGGGATGGTGACGTCGACATCGTCGCGGCTGTCGCGGCCGACGGCCTGACCTGCGTGAACCTGGCAATGGTCCGCGGGGGCAGGCATCTCGGCGACCGACCACAGTTTCCCGCCAATGCCGCCGATTCGTCGCCCCTCGAGGCCTTGACGGCCTTCCTGTACCAGCACTATCTGGCGCATCCGATACCGCCGCGGATCCTGCTCAACCTGCCTCTGCCCGATGCCGAGGTCGCCGAGTCGCTGGCCGCGATGACTGCCGTCCGCGTCCGCGTGGGACAGCCGCGCTTCACCGTCCAGCGCATCTGGGTCGAAATGGCGGAGCAGAATGCACGCCTCGCGATCACCGCGCGGCGTGTCGCGCTTTCCCGGCAGGAGGAACGACTGGACGAACTGTGCCGGACGCTCGAACTGGACATCGAACCGGGCCACGAGGTACGCATCGAGTGCTTCGACATCAGCCACACACAGGGCGAGTCCACCGTCGCCTCCTGCGTCGTCCATCAGGGCGGCGGCATGCGACGGGGCGAGTACCGCCGCTTCAACATTGCCGACATTCAACCCGGGGACGACTGCGCCGCCATCCGGCAGGCCGTGCAGCGGCGCTACGAGAAGCTGTCGGCGGGCGAGGGCGTGCTGCCGACACTGGTGCTGATCGACGGCGGCAGCGGCCAGGTCGCTGCGGCGGCGGCAGCGCTCGAGGAACTCGGTCTGTCGGACCTGCCGCTGCTCGGTGTCGCCAAGGGTGAAGCGCGCAAGCCGGGCCTCGAAACACTGGTTTTCGCAGACGCCCGCAAGCCGCTACAATTGCCCCCGGGACATCCCGCACTGCATCTGATCCAGGAGATTCGCGACGAGGCGCACCGCTTCGCCGTCGCCGGCCACCGTGCGCGACGCGGCAAGGCCGGCAGGACTTCGCGTCTGGACGAGATCAGTGGCATTGGACCGAAGCGACGCAAGGCCCTGATCGCACGTTTTGGCGGCCTGCAGGGAATCACGGATGCCGGGGTTGACCAACTCACCGCAGTTCCCGGGATCAGCCGGGAACTGGCCGGGAAAATCTACGCGGCTTTGCACTGATGCCAATCAACATACCGATCCTGCTGACCTGGCTGAGGATCATCCTGATCCCGCTGCTGATCGCCGTGTACTACCTGCCGGAGCCGTGGCTGCGTGTTGGCGAGCGCGACCTGGCGGCGACGCTGATCTTCGTCGTCGCTGCCGCCACCGACTGGCTCGACGGATATCTGGCCCGGCGCTGGCAACAGACCTCGGCCTTTGGTGCCTTTCTCGATCCGGTCGCCGACAAGCTGATGGTCGCGGCGACGCTGATCGTCCTCGTCCAGCTTGGTCGTCTCGATGCCATTCTGGCGGCGATCATCATCGGTCGCGAGATTACGATTTCGGCGCTGCGCGAATGGATGGCGCGCATCGGTGCGCACCGCAGCGTCGCTGTGTCGATGATCGGCAAGATCAAGACGACTGCGCAGATGATTGCCATTCCGCTGCTCCTGTATTACCGGCCGCTGCTCGGCGTCAGCGCCTTCGAGCTGGGCACCTGGTTGATCTACATCGCGGCCGTGCTGACCCTGTGGTCGATGGGCTATTACATGCGAATGGCCTGGCCACACCTGATCGACGAGGATCGCCGGCGTTAGCGGCCGGCCGCCGGCAGCGTCGGCCAGCCGTTGCCCGCTGCCGCGCGGCAGGAAGAATGCGTTGACAGCCTCGGGCAGGCCTTTATAATGCGCACTCGCTTCAAGCGGGAATAGCTCAGTTGGTAGAGCGATACCTTGCCAAGGTATAGGTCGAGAGTTCGAGACTCTTTTCCCGCTCCAAGTCTTCTGCACGGCCCTCGGACCACTCCGAACCAGCCGTACCGCCTGTCGGCCGATGGGCGTGGCGCGATAGCAAAGCGGTTATGCACCGGATTGCAAATCCGTGTAGGTGGGTTCGACTCCCGCTCGCGCCTCCAACTAAATCAAGCACTTGCTGCCCGCTTCAATGCCGGATGAATTGCCGGGGTTACATCGGGGTTACATTTCAGCTCGGCACCGATGGCGAAGAAAACCCAGCATCAGCACCGGACTATAGCCGCAGCCAAGCCCGCTACGATCTGTCAGAAGGGAAGGTTGGCGGCTTCCACCCGCTCGCGCGGGGTCGCCAGCCGCCGGCCGGCGCGGCCTTTCCGAGGCTTGGCGCCGACACTGCGTGCGCACCCATGGGTCGGAATGCTTCCTGCCGCCGGGCTATGGGGCGCTCTCTCGCCCGGCGGGGCGACCACGTGGAAGTCAGAGTTCAGGCGGTCAGCGCGTCGTCCATCTTGGCAAAGCACCCGGGCGACAGGCAGCCGGCGCCGACGTAGATCGACGCAACAATGCGCACCTTGCCGACATCGGCGAGGGTGATTCTGTCGACGACGAGGTCTATCGCGGCGGGGCCGTAGAACACGGCAGCCAGGGCGCTCCAGTCGGAGCCATAGAGCACGCTGCTGCAAACGCCGTTGGCCGAGCCTTTCGTCAGGTTCGACGGCACGTTGTTCGACACGGCGGCCGGATAGCCAAGCAGGCGCATGTCGGCCGGCAGGATGAAGTCCAGGCCGGATCCGCGCGCAGTCTTGCGCAGCCATTTTCTCGTCGCACCGTTGAGCAACCAGCCGGCGGCAGCCTCAGGGGCGTTGGCCGCAGTCGGCGCGGCCTCCAGGTCGACCAAGTGCGACCAGGCGAGTTGAGCGCCGTCCGTGCCGCCGACGACCGTACCGATGCCAGTCGTGTTGCGCAAACCCCGCGGCTCGGCACCGCTGCCCGATCCATTGAGCATGCCATCATCGAGCCGAGCCATCAGGGCGGCGGTCAGATGCCGAACGATCAGCCGGTCGAGGGCCGGCTGCGCAGCGAACAAGGCCTGTCGCGACATCACGAAGACGACACTCGATCTTTTCGGGGGGAACTCAACCTGGGTTGTCGTCTCGGCAACGTCCGTCGCCGCCTGCACCTCAGTCAGCCAGCTTGCCGTCGTGGTCGAACTGAAGTAAGGCAGGCTCAGGGTCGCGTCTTGATTCGGGAGGACGCTGGCGCCGAGGCTCAGGCAGCCACTCAGCGCGCGCAGCGGGTCGCGGGTCCAGCGGCCGTCGCGGTCGCGATCAGCGCCAACGGTGTTGCCAGCTTGGTTCGCCGTGCCGACGTTGAAATCACGGGTCGCCAGCGACAGCGGGACCCAGCTTCCATTCGGCGCCCGGCCGCTTCGCGTCGTGATCGAGTCCGAAACTGCCTGCTCGAGTCCGGCATCCCGCCAGGAGCGCACGTACTGCGCGCGGCAGGCACGCGTGATCGAGTAGCCGCTGAGGTCGCGCGCATCACCGCCGAAGGTCGCGTTCGCCAGGTCGATCAGCGGCTTTTCCCGCTGCCGATCGAGGATGCGGCGCAGGAGTTCGTCGCGGTGCCAGCCGCGGGCGATCGCCTCGACGCCAAGGTCATGCGCGTGCAGCGTTTCAGCGAGTGCGCGCAGCTCGGTGGCGCGGGCGTCGCGGTCGTTCAGGATCTTCATTGCCGGACCTCCAGCGGGATTGCAGGCGAGGTCGCCATCAGGGCGGCGCCAGGGCGGACGTCACGGCGCGCGGTGCCGGTCTTCGGCTGCTCGCTCAGGGCGTCGAGCAAGTCGCGCTCGCTCCGGCCGGCCGCGAACATCGTCAGGGCGATGCGCTTGCCGCGGATGCCGGCCATCTCGCCGCCGAGGGCCAACATCCGATCGAGGTTTGGGGCGGGGGGGTTCATGTGCGGTGGTTCTCCGAGGTTCGTGAATGGGAGTCCGCACTGTGCGCCCATCGCCGGACGTGCTGTTATCAGTCTGCAAATTCCGCAACGCCAGCCCGCATCGCCTCCCACAGCGAGCGCCAGGCGGTCGGGCAACGCGGGTCGGCGCGCTGTCGCAGCCGGGCGACGAGCACGTCCAGATCGCCGGCGGGTTGCTCCTGGCCGCGCAGCAGCGCACTCAGGCGCTTGGCGGTCGTCGTGCTTCGGGCACCGATGCAGTCTGCCGCCTGGCGAATCTCGCGGCGCAGCGCCAGCTTGCGAACCTCGCCGGCAGATCGCTGCTCGACCAGCCGGCAGACGCGCAGTTCGAGCAAACGGCGCGCCTCGCGCTCTGCCGCCAGCTCGATGGCGAACTGCTGCAGCCGGTCCTCCATCGCCGCCAGACGCGCGACAACGGCGCTTTCAGCAGGCTGAGGCATCATCTATGAAGCCGCGTTGCACAATGACGCGGGCAACGACAAGCACAAAGTTTGCCGCAACAGGCGCGGCAGGGCTACGTGGGTGCATCGGCCTTGCTGGCACAGGGTTTGCAGATGCCGCAGCGCGGTATGCCATGCGCTTCGCAGCCGGTATGCGCAGTGCATGTTGCCCTTATGTCTGAGGCATTCCCTGGCGTCATGTCGCAGCTCGCATTACCCGTGAGCAGGCGAGCAGGAAGGACCCGCAGAGGCACGCGGTCGCCGATGAAGTGCCGGCGCCGGGCAACCTCGGCGATCAGCAGCGCCTCGGCGCGGCCGTGATGCTTCGCCAGCTTCAGGTCTTGCCTGGCTTCCGGCCATGATCGAATGGCCAGCAGACGGGATGCGTCCTTGTCGCTGCCGGGCGGCAGGCCGATGATGCGGCGCCAGGACTGCGGCAGGATGTCATCATGCGGGATGC
This genomic interval carries:
- the psd gene encoding phosphatidylserine decarboxylase (Phosphatidylserine decarboxylase is synthesized as a single chain precursor. Generation of the pyruvoyl active site from a Ser is coupled to cleavage of a Gly-Ser bond between the larger (beta) and smaller (alpha chains). It is an integral membrane protein.) gives rise to the protein MPDRLAVFAQYLIPKQALTTLAGKLAETESGSLTTRVIRWFVRRYGVDLSEALDADPVSYRSFNEFFTRPLRSGARPLADADFVCPVDGAISQFGAIERDRIFQAKGHHYTTTALLGGDSELAARFARGAFATLYLSPRDYHRIHMPADGRLTRMIHVPGALFSVNPVTARGVPGLFARNERVVCVFDGEFGSFALVLVGATIVGSMATVWHGTVNPPRSGVLREWSYETQPVVLRKGEEMGRFLLGSTVVVLFPADVLRFNPAWSPGRPVRMGEAMGARMGPRE
- a CDS encoding queuosine precursor transporter, with product MHDEASLAARRPATPYRYYDLVMAAFVAVYLCSNLIGPAKAAQVTLPLLGPVTFGAGVLFFPISYIFGDILTEVYGYARARRVIWAGFAAMAFASAMAWIVVHLPPAPEWRNQAAYEVAFGSTWRIVLASLVAFFCGEFVNSFVLAKMKILTRGRWLWTRTIGSTIVGEGVDSALFYPLAFYDSGLIPNEILWQVMLSQFVVKVMVEVVFTPVTYRVVRTLKRAENEDYYDLQTNFTPFSLKA
- a CDS encoding N-acetylmuramoyl-L-alanine amidase, giving the protein MSLWRWHRSCRQQHARWRSCPWLLHAAGLALVASIVAGCGGLPAGPAAGVVSVPSPNHNARRPNFVILHDTTSSTVEHALKTLTDPARQVSSHYLIGRDGTLYQLVDEDRRAWHAGASHWGGNTDLNSASIGIELDNTGVEPYPEAQIVRLLQLLQELRERYRIPAGNVIGHGDIAPGRKVDPSRHFPWQRLAAEGFGLWCREQPPDPELAPVDPLLALQAIGYDVADPAAAVTAFRRHFLGIDLAGETNLAERQLMRCLLLEKRRKPAP
- a CDS encoding tetratricopeptide repeat protein, encoding MPCKPVERLPVSPGRNEPCPCGSGRKYKNCCLGRGDGSRSPDSAPAAIDPARLLAMYRGGRFADLAALLRRLLQTAPQSGFLWALLGASLEAQGEDALAAWQRAATLSPQDFDAQSGLGRALVAHSRLADAATCFRHALAMQPDNPLAHFHLGDTLRMLGNFDEAAQHLGQLPARAPDFVDGLVALALTLGELGRFDEAEKLCRRALLVAPATPTAHFCLGNVLLRSARLTEARQCFVAALQTDPNWLPALEGLGNVLQELGQTAQASECYRRCLEISPGLPTANANLGRLLVEQNRFAEAETCYRQAAQGDPQDPALLERLASVLQELGRAAEARNCYLRALALQPDRASARLALATAALPVLAQSADEAAAIAPGFAAALAELADWLHAERRPPLSAADLAATQQAFFLAYRTGNHVALLSRYADLVSECLGPQGHPRPPPRPRIRLLIVSHHVRWHSVWNVVLRGLLLHIDRQRFELLVYHLGNSEDEETAFARGLVDGWRDRQTIVDAAGWLAAAAADCPDVIFYPEIGMSSLCYFLAAHRLAPLQVAGWGHPITTGLPSIDLFLSGELLESPEADTHYREQLIRLPGTGCCTAALPLAAAPLPDDLEGRLRAMPGARFVIAQRAIKFDPADDDHYARIAAASGACVFIILRDPVCPWATDLIFTRLEATFRNRGLDPARHLLRIPWLSPASFLTLLDLCDVYLDCPAFSGYTTAWLALHRGLPIVTLEGPCLRQRLAAGLLRRAGLPATVASAADEYVAIAADLARTCRDEARRAALRAAISAAAPNVDDDVRVVRAFEDCLASALATRPAGATGEPGEA
- the uvrC gene encoding excinuclease ABC subunit UvrC; translation: MTEAFDAKALLATLTDLPGVYRMIDGHGQVLYVGKAKNLRKRLASYFRERHPSPRIALMVAQIASVETTVTRSEAEALLLENNLIKSLTPRYNILFRDDKSYPYIVLTHEAYPQLAFFRGTTDRRADYFGPFPSSVAVRESIHLLQKMFRLRTCDNPVFNNRSRPCLLYQIRRCSGPCVGLIDAARYAEDVRLAGMFLQGRQRDVIGSLTELMDQAAARLAFEQAAVYRDQIQSLRQVQEKQYVESGRDGDVDIVAAVAADGLTCVNLAMVRGGRHLGDRPQFPANAADSSPLEALTAFLYQHYLAHPIPPRILLNLPLPDAEVAESLAAMTAVRVRVGQPRFTVQRIWVEMAEQNARLAITARRVALSRQEERLDELCRTLELDIEPGHEVRIECFDISHTQGESTVASCVVHQGGGMRRGEYRRFNIADIQPGDDCAAIRQAVQRRYEKLSAGEGVLPTLVLIDGGSGQVAAAAAALEELGLSDLPLLGVAKGEARKPGLETLVFADARKPLQLPPGHPALHLIQEIRDEAHRFAVAGHRARRGKAGRTSRLDEISGIGPKRRKALIARFGGLQGITDAGVDQLTAVPGISRELAGKIYAALH
- the pgsA gene encoding CDP-diacylglycerol--glycerol-3-phosphate 3-phosphatidyltransferase, whose translation is MPINIPILLTWLRIILIPLLIAVYYLPEPWLRVGERDLAATLIFVVAAATDWLDGYLARRWQQTSAFGAFLDPVADKLMVAATLIVLVQLGRLDAILAAIIIGREITISALREWMARIGAHRSVAVSMIGKIKTTAQMIAIPLLLYYRPLLGVSAFELGTWLIYIAAVLTLWSMGYYMRMAWPHLIDEDRRR
- a CDS encoding phage major capsid protein — encoded protein: MKILNDRDARATELRALAETLHAHDLGVEAIARGWHRDELLRRILDRQREKPLIDLANATFGGDARDLSGYSITRACRAQYVRSWRDAGLEQAVSDSITTRSGRAPNGSWVPLSLATRDFNVGTANQAGNTVGADRDRDGRWTRDPLRALSGCLSLGASVLPNQDATLSLPYFSSTTTASWLTEVQAATDVAETTTQVEFPPKRSSVVFVMSRQALFAAQPALDRLIVRHLTAALMARLDDGMLNGSGSGAEPRGLRNTTGIGTVVGGTDGAQLAWSHLVDLEAAPTAANAPEAAAGWLLNGATRKWLRKTARGSGLDFILPADMRLLGYPAAVSNNVPSNLTKGSANGVCSSVLYGSDWSALAAVFYGPAAIDLVVDRITLADVGKVRIVASIYVGAGCLSPGCFAKMDDALTA